A window of bacterium contains these coding sequences:
- a CDS encoding TaqI-like C-terminal specificity domain-containing protein gives MPVKINNHADEVFSKIDDALQSAKKSGNLNDVFSVAKEIVSMLGVVSATPTLRQFKQLKAHPGWVKNAPEFADRKASYALETEKDYGIDFKLFWAQKPSKKVIANLVTLTPNFEDEKIYANKNVGIDFVVSDKADKLIIVLSNNYKIRTLELDGKLSNTQKTIFNHWLQSFDFTNKAQVHHILWDSFDIRPLNKEFYKEISRFFTELLQHLENKNILAGDHRRQFATRLIGRLIFCWFLRKKGIISEQYGYFDASSTDATNYYHSKLELLFFRTLNTPMDEREKNADKIDATLFGKKEGAKTLFPTDAKTPFLNGGLFEPKDSDLNGDPLLTFPADFFQRFYAFLNGYHFTTDESTSDFQQVAIDPEMLGRIFENLLAEITDETGKQARKAKGAFYTPREIVEYMCKESLRAFLSEKLGEDERKEKLLSLLLDKKEHEFDSKNDRRDIAPYKAKLVSALDEMKILDPACGSGAFPIGMMQLISTVYDRIESRFDSYKTKLGIIEKNIFGVDIEPMAVEISRLRAWLSLVVDEPILPDRQNMGIDPLPNLEFKFVCANSLIPLAPNGQTSIWDHDKLEEKMRTIRDRYFTSSSRNIKEKMKQDFADLLKGNGKGSIIKTKKSKRQEQLLSYDPFNSDSSAEFFDPLFMFGIKEGFDVVIGNPPYGFRNVLTSEQKTYYRKIENIEFSSGDSAELFCKKSFNNLVRPNGILTFIIPKKSLYGDAWDGFRKEYWLKYNLRFLLDSSKAFDEVLLEANAFGLVKNSSNDKVRCSYLNKNDVVFEFASGHKAEIFAENGTAQIYKLLISKTLWQKIQDAKTNEHLVKGRLGLAIGTDFFSDKQTDYKLLKGIDIARWKIKSNRWLKNKSKLNWDSAKKFLKPKVIAQVLVAHIDNPKPHIKLTACYDAEGIIITNTLMSFALDDKLSSKFWLSYLNSSFVNWYAYNFIYARAIRTMHLYDFYIQQIPIPQAVLENNIQLDFIALEDNIQKVIQSNDYLVNAEKQAKIQDFERQIDALVYSLYDLTNEEIKIVEGNEKVNI, from the coding sequence ATGCCCGTGAAAATAAATAATCACGCCGACGAAGTCTTTTCCAAAATTGACGACGCCCTTCAGAGCGCCAAGAAGAGCGGAAATCTAAACGATGTGTTTTCCGTGGCAAAAGAGATTGTGTCTATGCTCGGTGTGGTCTCTGCAACACCAACATTACGTCAATTTAAACAACTGAAAGCGCACCCGGGCTGGGTGAAAAACGCGCCGGAATTCGCGGATCGAAAAGCCAGTTACGCACTGGAAACAGAGAAGGATTACGGCATTGATTTTAAGTTATTTTGGGCGCAAAAACCGTCAAAAAAAGTAATTGCCAATCTGGTTACCTTAACCCCGAATTTTGAGGATGAAAAAATTTACGCGAATAAAAATGTCGGGATTGATTTTGTGGTATCCGATAAAGCGGACAAGCTGATTATTGTTTTAAGCAACAACTATAAAATCCGCACGTTAGAACTGGATGGAAAACTATCCAACACCCAAAAAACAATTTTTAACCACTGGCTCCAGAGTTTTGATTTTACCAATAAGGCGCAAGTCCATCACATTTTATGGGATAGCTTCGATATTCGTCCGCTTAATAAAGAATTCTACAAAGAAATCTCACGCTTTTTTACCGAGCTACTCCAACATTTGGAAAACAAAAATATCCTGGCAGGCGATCATCGCCGGCAATTTGCCACGCGCTTAATTGGCCGATTGATTTTCTGCTGGTTTCTCCGCAAAAAGGGGATAATTTCGGAGCAGTATGGCTATTTTGACGCTTCTAGTACGGATGCCACCAATTATTATCATTCAAAACTCGAATTGCTATTTTTCCGCACGCTTAATACGCCAATGGACGAGCGCGAAAAAAACGCGGACAAAATTGACGCAACGCTGTTTGGAAAAAAGGAGGGCGCGAAAACCCTTTTTCCAACAGACGCTAAAACTCCATTTCTGAACGGCGGTTTATTTGAACCGAAGGATTCTGATCTCAATGGCGACCCTCTACTCACTTTTCCGGCCGATTTTTTCCAGCGGTTCTATGCCTTCTTAAATGGCTACCATTTCACCACCGACGAATCTACCAGCGATTTTCAGCAAGTGGCAATTGATCCGGAAATGTTGGGCAGGATTTTTGAAAACTTGCTCGCAGAAATTACGGACGAAACCGGCAAGCAGGCGCGCAAAGCGAAAGGCGCTTTCTATACACCGCGTGAAATTGTGGAATATATGTGCAAAGAAAGCTTGCGAGCGTTTTTGTCAGAAAAACTGGGCGAAGATGAACGCAAAGAAAAATTATTGTCATTATTGTTAGATAAAAAAGAGCACGAGTTTGACTCAAAAAATGATCGACGCGACATCGCTCCCTATAAAGCAAAATTGGTCTCCGCGTTGGATGAAATGAAAATTCTCGATCCTGCTTGTGGCTCCGGAGCATTTCCAATTGGGATGATGCAATTAATCTCCACGGTTTATGATCGCATTGAAAGTCGGTTTGATAGTTACAAAACAAAACTGGGAATTATTGAGAAAAACATTTTCGGCGTGGATATCGAGCCGATGGCGGTGGAAATATCGCGCCTGCGCGCTTGGCTTTCACTGGTGGTAGACGAGCCGATTTTGCCGGATAGGCAGAATATGGGTATTGATCCGTTGCCAAATTTGGAATTTAAATTTGTTTGCGCCAACAGCTTAATTCCCTTGGCGCCCAACGGCCAAACTTCTATTTGGGATCACGATAAGCTGGAAGAAAAAATGCGGACGATTAGGGATCGTTATTTCACCTCCAGCAGTCGGAATATTAAGGAAAAAATGAAGCAAGATTTTGCGGATTTATTAAAAGGTAATGGCAAAGGGTCAATAATAAAAACCAAAAAATCAAAACGACAGGAACAATTATTGTCCTACGATCCGTTTAATTCCGACTCCAGTGCCGAATTTTTCGATCCGTTGTTTATGTTCGGCATTAAAGAAGGATTTGACGTGGTAATCGGAAATCCGCCGTATGGTTTTAGAAATGTTTTGACTTCAGAACAAAAAACATATTATCGAAAAATAGAAAATATTGAGTTTAGTAGTGGTGACAGTGCTGAATTATTTTGTAAAAAATCATTTAACAATTTAGTTAGACCGAACGGTATTTTAACTTTCATAATCCCCAAGAAATCACTGTATGGTGATGCGTGGGATGGATTCAGGAAAGAGTATTGGTTGAAATATAATCTTAGGTTTTTGCTTGACTCAAGTAAGGCGTTTGACGAAGTGTTACTTGAGGCTAATGCTTTTGGTTTAGTGAAAAACAGCTCTAATGATAAAGTGAGATGTTCTTATTTGAATAAGAACGATGTTGTTTTTGAGTTTGCATCAGGACATAAGGCCGAAATATTTGCGGAAAATGGTACAGCCCAAATCTATAAATTGCTTATCTCTAAAACGCTTTGGCAAAAAATTCAGGACGCAAAAACAAACGAACACCTTGTTAAGGGGAGATTGGGTCTTGCTATTGGAACAGACTTTTTCTCTGATAAACAAACCGATTATAAACTTTTAAAGGGCATAGATATCGCTCGATGGAAAATAAAATCTAATAGGTGGTTAAAAAATAAATCAAAATTGAATTGGGATTCAGCCAAAAAATTTTTAAAACCAAAAGTTATAGCGCAAGTTTTAGTTGCACATATTGATAATCCAAAGCCACATATAAAGTTAACAGCTTGCTATGATGCCGAAGGAATAATTATCACTAACACGCTGATGTCTTTTGCGTTAGATGATAAATTGTCGTCAAAATTTTGGCTTTCTTATCTTAATTCCAGCTTTGTAAATTGGTATGCATACAATTTCATCTACGCACGGGCAATAAGAACAATGCACTTGTATGACTTTTACATCCAGCAAATACCCATTCCGCAGGCAGTACTTGAGAATAATATTCAACTTGATTTTATTGCTCTCGAAGACAATATACAAAAGGTGATTCAATCTAACGACTATTTAGTAAACGCCGAAAAACAAGCTAAGATCCAGGACTTTGAACGCCAAATAGATGCGTTGGTGTATAGTCTCTACGACTTAACAAATGAGGAAATAAAAATTGTTGAGGGCAATGAAAAAGTAAATATATGA
- a CDS encoding Panacea domain-containing protein — protein sequence MDKILNHSIDERVYKSAVLYFIKYCNNQYLHATKLNKLLYYLDFIYYRDHKKSVTGDTYIHQGYGPVPARIDEILASLKNEGVIETEAVAHNDAEMINFTVKNEAKFDEAVFTPDQKKLLKQICDQFGGWPTEKIVAQTHLEAPWFYSKPYEIVDYSYARDIDFFRE from the coding sequence ATGGATAAGATATTAAATCACTCAATAGACGAGAGGGTATATAAAAGCGCAGTACTTTACTTCATAAAGTACTGCAACAATCAGTATTTGCACGCGACAAAACTGAACAAGCTTTTGTATTACCTTGATTTTATCTACTATCGCGATCACAAAAAATCCGTCACGGGCGACACCTATATTCACCAAGGTTACGGCCCAGTTCCGGCGCGAATAGATGAAATACTCGCCAGTTTGAAAAATGAAGGAGTGATAGAAACGGAAGCGGTTGCTCACAATGACGCGGAAATGATTAATTTCACCGTCAAAAACGAGGCGAAATTCGACGAAGCGGTTTTTACGCCCGATCAAAAAAAACTTCTAAAACAAATTTGCGATCAGTTTGGCGGTTGGCCGACGGAAAAAATAGTCGCACAAACGCACCTTGAAGCGCCTTGGTTTTATTCCAAACCCTACGAAATCGTGGACTATTCTTACGCGCGCGATATAGATTTTTTTCGAGAGTAA
- a CDS encoding glycosyltransferase translates to MKILFITSRLPFPPYRGDKLRTFNFIKELSLNHDIHLVSFYESRQELVDCKQLEKYCKKIYLVYLPKWLAWLKAVTFYFSNDPSQVAYYRSGRMKRLIAQILNNESFDLAYIHLFRMFQYVHLIPDNVYKVTDLTDVISKEIFRSIGNENNLHTRIIKREATKIRKYEQMVAWTTNETWVISEQEKWDLIASSNCERVSVVKNGVNISGDMKRLYDDPNILFFGYYNTSHNKDALKFLKDNIMPNIIKKVPNTKLTVFGAGKWRTPKNVKSKFPVNYLGFISDLSDVFVSATVMVAPILYSAGTQNKILEAMNHGVPVITSNFGNEGIDAKNGTEIILCNSSEEYVTQICRIITDVRLNEHIGVNGQKYVRQNFSWDNVTKRVSEIEKTLKSQNLKPNS, encoded by the coding sequence ATGAAAATATTATTTATCACTTCAAGGCTACCGTTTCCACCATATCGTGGAGATAAGTTGCGAACTTTTAATTTTATAAAAGAACTTTCTCTGAATCACGATATTCATCTTGTTTCGTTCTACGAATCAAGACAGGAGCTCGTTGATTGTAAGCAACTGGAAAAATACTGTAAAAAAATTTATCTTGTGTATTTGCCCAAATGGCTAGCCTGGTTAAAGGCGGTCACGTTTTATTTCTCAAATGATCCATCGCAGGTTGCGTATTACCGATCTGGCAGAATGAAAAGACTTATTGCACAAATATTAAATAATGAGAGTTTTGATTTGGCATACATCCATCTTTTTCGAATGTTTCAATATGTCCATTTAATCCCCGACAATGTTTATAAAGTAACGGATTTAACAGATGTAATTTCGAAAGAAATCTTTAGATCAATTGGTAATGAAAATAATTTACACACAAGAATAATTAAAAGGGAGGCAACGAAAATAAGAAAATATGAACAGATGGTCGCGTGGACGACCAATGAGACATGGGTGATTTCTGAACAGGAAAAATGGGATCTAATCGCAAGTAGTAATTGCGAAAGGGTGAGTGTGGTTAAAAACGGGGTAAATATCAGTGGCGATATGAAGCGCCTTTATGATGATCCCAATATTTTATTTTTTGGATATTATAATACCAGTCACAATAAAGACGCACTGAAATTTTTAAAAGATAATATTATGCCAAATATCATAAAAAAAGTTCCAAATACTAAATTAACAGTTTTTGGAGCAGGGAAGTGGCGCACCCCGAAAAATGTAAAATCCAAGTTCCCTGTTAATTATTTAGGATTTATTTCTGATCTTAGCGACGTCTTTGTATCAGCAACTGTTATGGTGGCACCTATTTTATATTCTGCCGGAACACAAAATAAAATTTTAGAAGCCATGAACCATGGTGTCCCCGTAATCACCAGCAATTTTGGCAACGAAGGAATCGACGCAAAAAATGGCACCGAAATAATTCTTTGCAACAGTTCGGAGGAGTATGTGACCCAAATCTGCCGAATAATAACTGATGTTCGTCTAAATGAACATATTGGAGTAAATGGCCAAAAATACGTGCGTCAGAATTTTTCATGGGATAACGTGACTAAGAGGGTAAGTGAGATAGAAAAAACGCTTAAATCGCAAAATTTGAAGCCGAATTCATAA
- a CDS encoding radical SAM protein: protein MKITFINPPVWKGTRPVDRVYGCTYALYPIPNIVAVGYAAVILETGLDADYLDAANERISADTFLEKIRKDQSDVYSFHTTNLSQEIDLKTVREMRRIKPQVWFVFTGPAPTDRPDEFLLDDKMVVARGEADYILRDIVLEIKNGGRREEFKKIKGASFIENGKHVHNVSAGLIEDLDVLPIPARYLLKKGIFYNPKLPNEPVTSMLTSRNCAFQCVFCVPNSIGFAREIEYKRYNNNENVSDGELPSGYGKFIKPPVRKRSAKKVIEEFVQLKKDGYRSVAIADDQFLWEEERTIEICDGIKNLGITWGCLARADRVTEKTAIAMAESGCRYVDFGVESLNPQTLLYINKGTTKERIIEGIKILQKVGIKVKVNMLIGADPNESSAMLWNSIKEITSLHPENIMYSIVSPYPGTKFYEIAKKEGFFMDRDFKAVSVHQKAITDLPNISAQDLEKIIRKANYLFLFNWYTIKQNLWRLGRPKSAISALLAIREKLFS from the coding sequence ATGAAGATAACTTTTATAAATCCCCCCGTCTGGAAGGGAACTAGGCCAGTAGACAGAGTTTATGGTTGCACCTATGCCCTTTATCCAATTCCAAACATTGTTGCAGTGGGTTACGCGGCGGTAATTCTTGAGACAGGCTTAGATGCTGATTATTTGGATGCTGCTAATGAGCGAATTAGCGCAGATACGTTTCTTGAAAAAATAAGAAAAGATCAAAGTGATGTATATTCGTTTCATACAACAAATCTCTCACAAGAGATTGATTTAAAAACGGTTCGGGAAATGAGGCGGATTAAGCCACAGGTGTGGTTTGTTTTTACTGGTCCCGCGCCAACGGATCGTCCCGACGAATTTTTACTTGATGACAAGATGGTTGTTGCAAGGGGGGAAGCGGACTATATTTTGCGAGATATAGTTTTAGAAATTAAGAATGGTGGACGTAGGGAGGAATTTAAAAAAATAAAGGGAGCATCTTTTATTGAAAACGGGAAGCATGTTCATAATGTCAGTGCTGGTTTAATTGAAGACCTGGATGTGTTACCAATTCCCGCAAGATATTTATTGAAGAAAGGGATTTTTTATAATCCGAAATTACCCAACGAGCCGGTTACTTCAATGTTAACCTCGCGCAATTGTGCGTTCCAGTGCGTTTTTTGCGTGCCTAATTCAATTGGATTTGCAAGGGAAATCGAATATAAACGCTACAACAATAATGAAAATGTTTCCGATGGGGAATTGCCTTCTGGATACGGAAAATTTATTAAACCACCGGTTAGAAAACGTAGTGCAAAAAAAGTTATTGAGGAATTTGTTCAACTTAAAAAAGATGGCTATCGCTCCGTAGCAATAGCAGACGACCAGTTTTTGTGGGAGGAGGAACGAACCATCGAAATTTGTGATGGAATTAAGAATTTGGGAATTACGTGGGGCTGTCTTGCGAGGGCAGATCGAGTTACGGAAAAAACGGCCATCGCGATGGCTGAATCAGGGTGTCGTTATGTAGATTTTGGCGTCGAGTCTCTAAATCCACAAACACTTCTTTACATAAACAAGGGCACCACAAAAGAGAGAATTATTGAGGGAATCAAAATTCTTCAGAAAGTCGGTATAAAAGTAAAGGTGAATATGCTGATTGGTGCAGATCCCAATGAAAGTTCTGCGATGTTGTGGAACAGCATTAAAGAAATTACCTCTCTTCATCCTGAAAATATTATGTATAGCATTGTCAGTCCTTATCCCGGGACAAAATTTTATGAGATTGCAAAAAAGGAAGGGTTTTTTATGGATAGAGATTTTAAGGCAGTAAGTGTTCATCAAAAAGCAATCACTGATTTACCAAACATCTCCGCTCAAGATCTTGAAAAAATTATTCGCAAGGCGAATTACTTATTCTTGTTTAATTGGTATACAATTAAACAAAATTTGTGGCGCTTGGGGCGCCCAAAGAGTGCGATTTCTGCGTTACTGGCAATCAGGGAAAAACTATTTTCATGA
- a CDS encoding carbamoyltransferase C-terminal domain-containing protein — MLVLGINAFHGDAAASLVDDGKIVAAVAEERFTRNKHEGGLPIQAIAWCLGQTKKRVEHVAISRNPSLFRLRKIITIFENPLLLKRINNRLNNANKINAVKEQVQRIIDHKIILHQVEHHRAHLAYTFAVSNFDECNLLSVDGFGDFVSTAWGSCDGKNVKIDKRVFFPHSIGIFYTALTQFLGFSGYGEEYKVMALASFGTPRYLELFNKIISKTCSGFQLSTKYFTHTKGGADMTYGAGTPVVGKLYSKELEKILGPARRRDQLITERHYDIAATLQAMTTDMVLHLAMLVKKTSNLKNLAISGGVAQNSVTNGVFERSGLFENYWFPSAPADDGTAIGAAAIVALANGDRFVGKGNNSAFLGSNYCNDNSGLISAVVDLLGRGKIVGWFEGRAEFGPRALGHRSILADPRLKDIKEKINAVIKKRENFRPFAPMVLLEDCPKYFEMTKPSPNMMTVALVKKEWRDRLSAVTHFDGTARVQTVTGEFLPNIATLLERWRDVAGMSVLLNTSFNENEPIVNTPEEAKACFQRTKMDALAINGELFVK, encoded by the coding sequence ATGCTAGTACTTGGAATTAACGCGTTTCACGGGGATGCCGCCGCAAGCTTGGTGGATGATGGCAAGATTGTGGCTGCAGTCGCCGAGGAGAGGTTTACACGCAATAAGCATGAGGGCGGATTGCCAATTCAAGCCATTGCGTGGTGTCTAGGTCAAACAAAAAAAAGAGTAGAGCATGTGGCAATTAGTCGTAATCCGTCACTGTTTCGTTTGCGTAAAATCATTACGATTTTTGAAAATCCACTTTTATTAAAACGAATTAATAATAGGTTAAATAATGCGAACAAAATTAATGCCGTTAAGGAACAGGTTCAAAGAATCATTGATCACAAAATAATTCTACATCAGGTAGAACACCATCGTGCTCATCTTGCGTATACTTTTGCCGTAAGTAATTTTGATGAATGTAATTTATTATCAGTGGATGGGTTTGGTGATTTTGTTAGTACCGCTTGGGGCTCTTGCGATGGTAAAAATGTTAAAATCGATAAAAGAGTTTTTTTTCCACATTCAATCGGTATATTTTATACGGCACTAACGCAATTTTTGGGATTTTCCGGGTATGGCGAAGAGTATAAAGTAATGGCCTTAGCTTCATTTGGCACCCCGCGGTATTTAGAACTATTTAATAAAATAATTTCGAAGACTTGTAGCGGATTTCAGCTTTCGACGAAATATTTTACTCACACAAAAGGCGGTGCGGATATGACTTATGGTGCCGGTACGCCGGTAGTGGGGAAGCTGTACTCTAAAGAGCTGGAAAAAATATTGGGGCCCGCCAGAAGACGTGATCAACTAATAACTGAGCGACATTATGACATTGCCGCAACACTTCAAGCCATGACAACGGATATGGTGTTGCATCTCGCGATGCTGGTAAAAAAAACTTCAAACTTAAAAAATTTAGCCATCAGCGGGGGAGTGGCACAAAATAGCGTAACTAATGGCGTTTTTGAAAGAAGTGGGCTGTTTGAAAACTATTGGTTTCCGAGCGCACCCGCCGATGATGGAACCGCTATCGGCGCTGCGGCCATAGTTGCCCTTGCCAATGGCGATAGGTTCGTTGGGAAAGGTAATAATTCGGCATTCCTGGGGTCGAATTATTGCAATGATAATTCGGGCCTGATTTCAGCGGTTGTTGATTTGCTTGGCAGGGGTAAAATTGTCGGCTGGTTTGAAGGTAGAGCGGAATTTGGGCCGCGAGCACTTGGACATCGTTCTATTCTGGCAGATCCGCGACTAAAAGATATAAAGGAAAAAATAAATGCGGTCATAAAAAAAAGAGAAAACTTTCGGCCATTTGCTCCAATGGTATTATTGGAAGATTGTCCGAAGTATTTTGAAATGACAAAACCTTCACCAAACATGATGACGGTTGCATTGGTAAAAAAAGAATGGAGGGACAGATTGTCTGCCGTAACGCATTTTGATGGGACAGCTCGCGTTCAGACGGTTACTGGGGAATTTTTGCCAAACATTGCAACTCTATTGGAAAGATGGCGTGATGTCGCGGGTATGAGTGTTTTGCTCAATACTTCTTTTAATGAGAACGAACCGATTGTGAATACACCAGAAGAGGCAAAGGCTTGTTTTCAGCGGACAAAAATGGATGCGCTGGCCATAAATGGCGAGTTATTCGTGAAATAG
- a CDS encoding tyrosine-type recombinase/integrase: MDTKQKPSLPHLDKYILHLITHNYSKETIYNYERDLQLLENFLKNDLKIPFQKFDKQALELYKAELVSIDRKTANGVTAGASTLSSRSINRALSAFRSYLSFLIANDIPCPLPREAVTLIRMERRHARVAELEELIRLIEAPTTMEKNKEIALRNRAILETLFATGMRISELVSLNCDQVDGKGKIFVKGKGKKERFVYMTPRATEYVNRYVSLHKDKKGALFTPLRGRNAKSQKARISTNYLQDKIKKYREALGIVVPTSAHSLRHGFATYLAESGANPAAIQILLGHESLETTTRYVHPSDRFAETTHKKFHPLQNI, from the coding sequence ATGGACACAAAACAAAAACCGAGCCTTCCCCACCTGGATAAATATATTTTGCATTTGATCACACACAACTATTCAAAAGAAACAATTTATAATTACGAAAGAGATTTGCAACTGTTGGAAAATTTTTTGAAAAATGATTTGAAAATCCCCTTCCAAAAATTCGATAAGCAAGCATTGGAGCTTTATAAAGCCGAGTTGGTTTCGATTGATCGAAAAACGGCAAATGGAGTTACCGCGGGGGCCTCTACCCTATCGTCTCGTTCCATCAACAGGGCGCTTTCCGCTTTTCGTTCTTATTTATCATTTTTAATTGCAAATGATATTCCGTGTCCTTTACCGCGTGAAGCAGTCACATTAATTCGAATGGAAAGACGTCACGCGCGCGTAGCCGAATTGGAAGAATTGATTCGTTTGATTGAAGCACCGACAACAATGGAAAAAAATAAAGAAATTGCGTTGCGAAATCGTGCGATACTTGAAACATTGTTTGCAACCGGAATGAGAATATCAGAACTCGTGTCATTAAATTGCGATCAAGTGGACGGAAAAGGAAAGATATTTGTCAAAGGAAAAGGGAAAAAAGAAAGATTTGTTTATATGACGCCCAGGGCTACGGAATATGTTAATCGGTATGTGTCATTGCATAAGGACAAAAAAGGCGCGCTGTTTACCCCCCTGCGTGGCAGAAACGCAAAATCACAGAAAGCGAGAATATCAACAAACTATCTGCAAGATAAAATAAAAAAATATCGGGAGGCACTTGGAATTGTTGTGCCAACATCGGCCCATTCCCTAAGACATGGGTTTGCTACTTATCTCGCCGAGTCGGGTGCCAACCCCGCGGCTATTCAAATATTGCTCGGCCACGAATCTTTGGAAACCACAACGAGATATGTGCATCCCTCCGACAGGTTTGCCGAAACAACGCACAAAAAATTTCACCCGCTGCAAAACATCTAA
- a CDS encoding Ada metal-binding domain-containing protein: MFNMSVTDQWQKLTAKREDKVFMWVLGVFLVILGYLVGYWSSETKKASPIVFQGTNAVPSVFSDADIAVLTSATKTTPVASMLPRVAGETTDNATNSTTTGNGQYAASINGTKYYFTSCAEVKRIKEENLVFFKTEQEAIDAGYEPSVCVTKG; this comes from the coding sequence ATGTTTAACATGAGCGTAACTGACCAATGGCAAAAATTGACCGCCAAGCGAGAGGACAAAGTTTTTATGTGGGTTTTAGGCGTATTTCTGGTGATTCTGGGCTACTTGGTGGGTTATTGGTCATCGGAGACTAAAAAAGCGTCTCCGATCGTTTTTCAGGGCACAAACGCAGTTCCATCAGTGTTTTCGGATGCCGATATCGCAGTATTGACCTCGGCGACCAAAACCACTCCCGTTGCGAGTATGCTTCCACGCGTTGCAGGAGAAACTACCGATAATGCAACAAATAGTACTACAACCGGTAATGGCCAATATGCCGCGTCGATAAACGGCACAAAATACTATTTTACAAGTTGCGCCGAAGTTAAACGTATTAAAGAAGAAAACCTGGTTTTCTTTAAAACGGAACAAGAGGCGATTGATGCGGGTTACGAACCGAGTGTTTGCGTAACGAAAGGATAG